One Haliscomenobacter hydrossis DSM 1100 genomic window, TATTTGGGGTGGATGTCCTGAATTTGATTCCCCTCTGCTTTAAAATTGAGCTGGTCGTATTTTAAGAAGCGAAACACTTCAGGAAACTTTTCTTTGAGTCCCACTTTGATTGCCTTCTTTTCCCAACCCGGATAATTGGCCTGACCAGGATAGTCCGCGCTGTTGAAATAGCGCATCAAAAAGGATTTTTCATAATGCTTTATATTTTGTTTATCGATGTAGTTTATCCCCGCCTTAAGTCGGCCATACACCCTGCGCAGATCATTCGGCTCCTGATTTTCTACAGCATTCGTGTATACCCCCCATTGGTTTCCATTTTGGATCGTAGTCGGATATACATTATCATTGATCTTAAAGGTATAGAATGGACCGCCGGGCTGGTAAAAATCATAAAGTACTTTCCCAATTTCTCCAACAGGAGGCAGTGACAAGGCCTCATCATCCAGGCAAGCGAGAGAAAACTGGCCATAGCCCTTACTTTGTCTACGTCCGAAATTTTCAACCAGAAAAAAAGTCGACAAGTGTTCCCGAGTAAACTGCAAGAGCCCCGGATGATCCGTCTGGAATTTACAGGAAAAAGCTTCCTCCTTATCCACAGCAAAGCGAGGGATCATTTTGGCCCCCACTACATTGGTATCCGGGCCATCAACAAATTCAGGGTTTGAGCATCCATACAGGGCAAAATCCAGCGCTTGGTGCTCTGCATTTCCCCGTCCCAAGAGCCAATCCTCCGGAACTGATTTTTGATGGATTCCTTGGTATTGAGCAAGTAAGAAGCGGTTCAACTTAGGTTTGAGTTCAGTTGAGCGCAAAAAATGCTCCGTTTCATTCTTGGCAATCAACACCGGAGTATGTTGGCGCAAGACCAGGGTAATTTCATCATTGTGGCGCATCAGTTTTGGATTTTCTGTTGTTTAAAGAATCAGTTTGGCGCTTGAGTAACGAATCGACTGGGAGTGTTTTAGGATCAGCAAGAGTCTTTTCCTTTTTGAGCCCCCCTTGTTGAAGTTGCTGTTCATTTTTCTCCCCAGCCCGTTCAAAGCAAAAGGGTAAAATAAAAATGAGGATAAAAAAGACCACTGCCAGAGCAAGATGAATGGTTTCATTACGGTTGAACTTCTGCCCGGTTTCTTTGCGCATAAACGCATGTAAAGCCCGGTAAGCAAAGAACGACGCCCCCAGGATCAACAATAGAATGCCCCCCAGAACAAGGGGGCTAAAGGGCGATAACTGGTCATCGAACACATTGATGCCATAATAGGCCAGGGCAATTCCTGGCACAGCCAAAATGGTAGACAACAAAGCCAATAGACGATTGAGTCGCTCATTTTTTTCATTGCTTGCTTCACTCTCCTGGAGCACGAGGATATTGTGGTGGCTATGCAATTCACGCTCCAGGAACACCACCTCTTCAGCAATGCCCATTTGGTTTTGCAACAGCTTGTACAATTCAATCCCTTGTGCTTGCGCCGTTACCTCCCGAAAATATTGTCGATTGACAAATACAGAATAGTTTTTTAAAATGGCCTTGATTTTGGCGGGGTCATTGGTATACATTTTAATTTGATCCGAAAAAGTCAACAAGGAGGCTTTTTGGATCAGGCACAAATTGACCATTTTGAAATACAACGTTTGCAAGTGATGCAGTAAAAAATGGGTATTGTTCTTTTGGAGTGTACTCCATTGGGGGGTTAGTAACACAAAACTGTAGCGGGTGACCCCAAAGAGGGTACTATAGCTGCTCCAGCGCGCATTGGTGCTTTGCTCAATGTGTTGCCTGGCCAGGGGAGGATACGGGCAAGACTTCGCCTGGGGATTGTCGACAAACACATATTCATACCACCAATCATCGTTGAGGAAATTGGCATTCCCGGAAGCATCCCCTTGACCCAGATGGCTGGAAAGCAGGTCGTGCCCATACCAGGACAATACAAACATGCGGTCGTCGAGGATAGGAATAGGAGGGGTAGTGATCGTTGCTGAATCCTTCCAAAGCAGCTTTTGGATAAAAGCTGGAATTCGAGGTTCTTCAACAGGAGAAAGGTAAGCATCAAAGGTTTCTTCGAATCCCAGCACCGTTAAGGATTTGGCCAGTTCAAGGTCTTGAACACCCAGGATAGATTTGGGATTTTTGGTCTCGGTATCAAAGTTCTCTCCTTTTAAAGCTAGTATCCATTCAGCATCCTTACCTGGGCTTTCCGTTTGAGCTACCGTAGTTGCTGACGTCATCAAAAAGGGAGGATAAATTCTGCGGCCAAATTGGTTGATGCGCTGGATGTCGATTGGTTTTGACTGTTCCTTCTCCTTATTCTTCAAGTGAAAAGTGAGCACTCCCACTCCAGTAGGATGTAACTGCAGCGTGAGAGAGTCTACACTGAGGACATAGGTTTTACCCCCAGGTTCTTGATGGCTGGGAGCAATCTGAATTTTGTATGTACGATCTTCTTTCTTTGCTAAATTATAACTTCGAAAATAAATGTCTTTGGAGTCAGGTCCAAGATCAAAAAGTGCGTCGCGGGTAAAGTCATAAAAATAGTTGAACTCGTTGTAATAAACTGGAGCAGAAAGTTCATACTTGTTATTTTCCCAATCCTCCTGCAAATGCTCCAATACCGATTCCCAGTGAGATTTTCCATTTAATACATTTTGAGCGGGCTCTACCGGGAACGATTGTAATTTGAAAGGGAAACTAAAAATGTGATAGCTGTAGATTTCATCCAGGCGATCGATGTTGCGGCTGAGGTGGTATTGGGGTTTAAGAAAGGTGGCAATTTTTCTGGCCAGGTCTTTCGGCTCATCCGATGATTTGGAAAGATTGAGGCCAAAATAGCCGTTAAAACCTCCACCAGAATAGGCTTCTTTGTTGTTGATTTCCGCTGCAAATTTATCCCTAAGCACCCCCACTCCTGGCCCATAATAAACGATTGCATCTTTATTGTACAAAATCAAATGGGTAGTTTTTTTTTCTTCAAGTGTCAGGTAGTCAACAATGGGTGCAAATGGAAGATTCAAGCGAACATGGATGGTGGTAATGTCAGCTTCCTGCTCGATAGGATTTTTTTGCAGGTCAGAATCCTTACTGGTTGACGTTGAAAGAATAGATTCAATCTCCTTTCGAGAAGGTTTTGCAATGCCCTGGGCCTCCCAATCTTTTTCCCGAATCTCTTCAATTTCAAAACGAGATAAGCCTTCCGCCAACAAACCTGGAATGTATGCTCTGTCATTGATGGCAACCAGGCGATGATAGTCGGAAAGTTCAATATTGAGCAGGGCAGCAACTTGTTCAATGGAACTAAGGCGGGAATCATTTTCATCGTGGTGGTCAATAATCCGGTAGTCGGTAAGGTCTTTTAGAATTGTATCGTCGTCTATGGTTAGCTCTATAAAAACCAAGCAATGCGTTTTTTTCCTTTCCTTGATTGATGCCTTATAGCTAGAGAGTTTCGCGGTTTTCCAGCTCAATTTATTGCTGATGGTTTCTTCTTTGTGCTCAAGGAGTATTTTCTCAATTTCCTGCATCTCGAGGTCCATTCCTCCCAGGAAAAAACAATAGGGTTTTTCAGTATGGGTCATAGTTGTGATTGATATTACCTTTTATCTATTGAATGGGTAAAATATGTGTTTTGGTGATGTAATGCAAATTTTTATTATAGATTATTATAGGAAATAAAAGTGAAAAATTGGGATGCAGCAAGAAGGATTGGTCTGGAAGGTTGATTTGGGAAAGGATGAGGTTTTTGAGGCGGGTATAGGTGCTTAAGGTGACAGTTGAAGCAACCGCAAGGGTTGCCCCAACTGTCGCGTTTCGAAAAGGAAACAGGCTCTTAGTGCACCTTCATTCTTCCATCATAGCGCCTTGTTTGTCGCGATTCGAAAAGGAAACAGGCTCTTGGTGCACCTATAATATTTTCAACCTTAAAAAACAATGTCGCGATTCGAAAAGGAAACAGGCTCTTGGTGCACCTTCTAAACTTGTATCACTATGGATCCATTAGAAGTCGCGATTCGAAGAGGAAACAGGCTCTTGGTGCACCTCTTCTTTGCACTCTTCAACTGCTTCAACGTCGCGATTCGAAAAGGAAACAGGCTCTTGGTGCACCTCATCTTTCGCTTTATTTTTGTCGATTGTCGCGATTCGATAAGGAAACAGGCTCTTGGTGCACCAAGTACATATTTAAAAACCTTTAAAAGTCGCGATTCGAAGAGGAAACAGGCTCTTGGTGCACCTTTTCTTAACCCCGGTTTGCAAGAGTGTCGCGATTCGAAGAGGAAACAGGCTCTTGGTGCACCATATATTTCTTCTCTTTGTGTGTGTTTTGTCGCGATTCGATAAGGAAACAGGCTCTTGGTGCACCATTCTCTTAGCTTCTTCAGCTTATATGTCGCGATTCGATAAGGAAACAGGCTCTTGGTGCACTTGTTTTAATGTGGGTGAATTGTTCATTTGTCGCGATTCGAAGAGGAAACAGGCTCTTGGTGCACCACCATGAAAATAACTAAATATACCATGAAAGTCGCGATTCGAAGAGGAAACAGGCTCTTGGTGCACCTGTTATTTAATTTTTTTACAGTTTTTTTGTCGCGATTCGAAGAGGAAACAGGCTCTTGGTGCACCGACCTAATCGGCATTTCTTGTTTCAAAAAGTCGCGATTCGAAGAGGAAACAGGCTCTTGGTGCACCAAGGAGAGAGAACAAGTCCACAGTCAAAAGTCGCGATTCGAAGAGGAAACAGGCTCTTGGTGCACCAACCTATTTTTATGAAATATTTGTTTGTCGCGATTCGAAGAGGAAACAGGCTCTTGGTGCACCTGATATTCGTATATTATTTCATAACTTAATGTCGCGATTCGAAGAGGAAACAGGCTCTTGGTGCACCCTATATTTTTTCAATAAATTGAAAATCAATAGCTAATGGGCGAAATAATTCCAGGATCATTGTTATCACAAGCTCTTTACGAGGCAAAGTCGATGAGCAGAACAAAATGACCGTTGAAAAAATGTCAATGAACGATAGACATGCTAAAAGTAAACAAATTAGCTTGTCCAACAAAGCAATGGGCGTGATTTTTCAAAGAATCAGTTAGCCATCTTTGTCCAAAAGCAGCCGAGTGTCCATTAGAGGAGGGGGTCTGTATTTATTGAGTTTATCACTTGCAAATCGCTAAGTAACAAAGCAGGAGGATAACTTTTCAGGAAAATATACGCCTGGTTGTGGCAGTTTTTTGCTTTTTGGTTGCTGCCACAAAAGCAAGGTTCATTTCGGCTCAACTGTTTTTTTACAAGCGTATTGATCCCTTTGACGATTGTAGCCATATTCTGGGTACGGAATAATTGCTGGTAAAATTCCAATACTCCTTCATCCCCATGTCCATATTCTCCTTGCGGAAAACTTGTGATCAGTTTTTTATTGATTGCGCTTTGCACAGCCAAAAAGGGTATAAGTACTTCCTCAAAGAACTTAAGCAAAGTGATTCCCCTCCTGCATATTCGAGCTTCCTCTGGTGGAACAGCTAAACACATGGATCCATCACTATTGATGTGTCGGTCACCCTCGCGAGGTATGGTCCCAGCAGTTTCATAAACTTTAGGAAAATGCAAATTTGATTGGTCCGACAATTTAATCAAGAGTGAAAAGGAATCCAGGGCACCTAGCTCAGGGTTGTTTTTGTTAATAATATCAACCTTGCCTTTCAGTTGCCTTTTTCGAGCATCAAAAGTCAGGCCTCTGTATTCCTTCAGAAGCCTGACAATTTCTTTGGGTGTTTCGGGCATGATCATGAGCGACACCAGGGTTTAACGGTTGCTTTAGTAGCCATTGCAAGCAGCGCCTGGTTCTTTTGATCCTCCAGGGAAGGACTCGCCGGGAATATTTCCAAAGTCAAATTAATGGCCCGGTTGGCTATTTTGTCGCCAAAACTATTGTGAAGCAAAGCCCGAATGTCGGTGATGTTTTCAAAACTTAAGGCGGAGATAAAATCCTTTTTAGCTTGTACAACCCACTTGTAGAAGTTTTCTTCTTGCTGAGGAAATTTGGCCCAGTCTGCGGCAAAATTTTCTATAGGGTTTACTGGATTTTCGATTACAGCCACACCATTTATCCGACGGATATGTGCAGGCATCCGGTCAAGGATATTGCCGATAGCCGTGTATACATCCGCCTCTTCCGCATAGGCTCTGGCCGCAAGTGTGGTGATGATGATGGAAATAGGGCGATGTTCCTTTCCTTCAAACATGATGTCTCGATGCCGCTTGAGGATTTGGACCGACCGTTGCAAAGGTGTTTTGACCTGGTGATCCTGAATCTCTTCCACCGAGGCACGCATTTCCAGTGCCATGGCTTTCCGGCGCGCTTCAAACTGCGTTTTCATGCGACTCATGAACCACTCTGCATAACCAGTTGGGTTAGACTTTGGCCAATCGTTGCTGTACTTTTTGTACGTTTCGGAAAGTTGGTCGGTGATGTGCAATGCATGAACGGTCCAATGAGGATTGATTTGCGGCAACTCCTGCAATGCGTTGATATCCGCAATAGCTGGTAGGATATCCATATGAAACCGGGTAGCATCGGCATAATTCAAAGTCCAGCAGAAGCGATATTCCTCATCTAGCATGTTGCGGTAGCGGTCACTCTCCTTGAGTCGATCACCGATCATTTGTTTTAGCTCATACTGGGTAAAATCAGCGGTGGTGCCTTCCACCTTACAAACCAAATCCACGTCATACTGATCCTCGTCGGATAGGGGTCGAACGACTGTACCTAAACGCATAGACCCCTGCGGGAAAATTGCGGGATTGAGGTGAGCGAGTGCCGAACCATCGGCTCCTAAATAAGCGCCTACTGCTTCATAATGAGCCTTGGCTTCTGCAAATTGGGTAGGCGTAATGTCTAGAGCCTCTGCCAAGCGCTCCAAAAGATAGTTCAACTGAACCCTGTTTTCAACTTTAATCATTGCTAGCTATGGTTTGTAAAAAAATTCGTCGCGTTGGACGTTTTGATCTCGAATCGTCAGGAGTGTTGTGATTTAGGTGGGTTGGTAGAAAGGCTACTAATGTCCTTGTGATTTTGGGTCTATTACATGCGATATGGGCGTGGTAGGCGATGATAAACTCAATTATGGTTTCTCCAACCAGCCATAAAGGCTTATGGCAGCCATCATATTGACATCTGCCTGCTGCTTTTGCCCAGCGCAAAAAATTAACCTGCGCTGGAATTGGTTTTCGTTTTAAATTCTCCATAATCAATCTGCACTAAACAAATAATTTCAATGCAAATTGTTCTGAATTCGGCATAAAAGCAAAACAAATTTGTGGAAAAAGACTAACACTTTATCCACAGGAGAATAAAAAATATTTGACTTTTTCTGTAATTATACAGGTCTGTTGATAAAGCGCCTTAGGAAAGTAACAATCTAACATGCTTTAAAAAATCAAGTACACTTATCAACTAAGCTTTCGTCCGGTTTAAAATGATTTTTTGAAAATGTTTGCAAATTCAAACTCTCAACGTAATTTTGTAAACGAAATCAAAACCCATTCTAAAATGGGGCACAGCATCAATGAAATAAGCATTTGAAGTCAAACGCAAGCTACCATGAGAACAAGAGAAAAGTTAATTCAGCTGTTCATGTATGAGCCACGCGGTGCAAACAATGATGTTTATTTGCTGTCTTATGAGTGGCGAAAACAAGCCTATAAGGAAGACAAGCCCATACTGGACGAATTGATAAAGGAAGGATTGGTAACTGTTGTTGAGAAAAACACAAAAACAATTCTTTTTCGATATCAACCACCAAAGCAAGGTGGGAAAAGAAAAGGAGCAGGTCGCGCTCCAAAGTTTAAGGAAGCAACCACTACTTTTTCATGTCGAGTGCCTGTATCAAAAAAACAAGAGCTAAGGGATTATGTCAACGCTAAGCTGCTGGAGTGGTCGCAAGGTAGCGAATGACGGATTGATTCAATTTAATCTTAAATCGAAAAACACACCAAAAATGGAAGATCAAAAGGAAATTTCACCCTACATCGTGGAAATGATTGTCGAGTGCATCCGCCGCGAACAAAGCCGGGTAACTTTGGAAGAAAGCAAAAAACAAGCAGTCATGCTGGTAACTATGGCCGAACAAACTGAGGACTGGCGAAAGCTGACTGAGCAGGAGCAAAATGCATTCATTGAAGATGCCTATGCATTATATAACCTGAAAAAAGAGTTTGAACTCTATTTAGGGCCGCTTGAACAATAGGGGCGAGGAATCCTTATTGATCGAACCAAAGCCGGGTTAAGTGCTGCTCGTGACAGAGGCCGGGTAGGTGGCCGCCCCAAAGGGCTTTCTCAAAAGCCCCGGACAAGGCGATCATTACAGCTGTGCTCTAAACATGATCTACTCCACAATCTCCTCTTTTGATTCCCCATCGAGTAATTTTTGTTTCTGTTTCGCCTCGGCAATTTGCGCTTTGAAATTCCTCGCGGAGACGACCTTTTTACCCGTTTTTTCTTCATAAGTGGCCAATGCAGCGCCAGCTGCGGTGCCCCCATCAATAGCCGCTTCTTTATTTTCCTCAAAACCCAAGGCATCTCTATCGACAGCTTCCTGTCTGGTTGTTTCCTCGCCGAGCATGGTAAAGATCAATTCCAGCGGATTCATGTGGTCCCGCAGGTTTTCATTCTTCAGCCCTTTAACTTTTTTATGTTCACTGGGAGCCAAGCCAAAAGTAGCTTTAGCGATTTCTGCCGTAAGGATAGAAAATTCCAGGCCTTCTTTAACCCCTCTGTCTTTCCACTCGTCGGTAAGTCTTCCTCTGGTATCAATCGACTTTAAGCGGGTATCAATCCAGGCCTCATCATAGCCGAGATCCCGGTAGTATTGGCGGGCGCGTTCAGCGGCCAATTCCGGGTTTTCTATTTCCTGGATGCGCTCGTAGCCAACTTTGGCCAGCCATTGTTTGAAAGGTTCGGCTTTGGGGGAAGGGATGGACTGGATGATGCGGAATAAAGTCTCCGTATTGGCGCAGTCGGTAACCCGCATTTTACCGTCCGCCGCCTTTAATTTCAAACCGTTACATTTTGTAACGGTTTGGTTGGAACCTTCATCAAGTAAGCGTTTTTTGAGCACCCGCCAATAAACGGAAGGATTTGAGCTTTCTGTGAGCACCTCGATAACATCCACCACAGCAAACCACCATTCCTCATTGTGCCAAACCCGGCGAACTTGTTTGGACTCAAAAACTACGATTTTATCCTTTGGTTCCATAAGTTGTATTTTATGCTACAAAATAAGGATTTTATTTTTTAATTAAAACAAAAAAGATAAAAAAATACTCATTTAACAGCAAGTTATTGAGTAACAAAAAATCCAGAAATCCAGGCGTGAAACTGCGGTGTGTTTTCCACATTTCGGGAGCAGGTCTCCCCAACCCTATGTCTTTAGTTCATTGATTACATTGACTCCATTGAGCGGCATTTTTTTACCGCAGAGGAAAAGAGTACCCGCCGAGTTTCGCGGAGTTTAGGCCACCTGCGGTGGAAAAGAGGACACGGAGGCCGCCTTTGGACAGAGGTTTCGGATATGTTGAAGCACTTGTTTCGTTCGCTAAGGTTGGCAATGCCGCACTGCCCATGAAGCCCATGATCTTTTCCGTAATCTCTTCTTTTGCTTCCCTCCAGTTGTGTCAACAGAAAGGGTGTACAAATTGTACCCCCTTTGAAAAATTCGGGGGTTTAGGCTTCTCGTTTCCTTGATCTTTGGTTCCATAAGCCGTATTTTATGCTAAACAAACTCCTCGCTCAACCACCCCTTCTTTCCCCACACAAAACGATTCAACTCCCGGTGCAAGTCCACATCTTTAAAGACCAGGTGCAACGTCCCCTTTTTAAAATACCGCATGTTGAAAAAAGCACTCTCCGCCTCCCGGCAAGTATCATCCTTGAACGCCTCGCGCAAAGCATCGACGATGCTCAGAATCTCCTCCAGTCGCTGGCCGGTCAACATACAAAGCGCCTTATCCACGTCGGTGAGCCACACATCTCGGCGGTGGTAGGACAAACTAAAAGACTGGTTGTACTTAGAACATTCCACAAAACCCGGTAAAATCACTTTGCGGCGAACCTCGTACTTATCGTTGGTTTTCCAGCCCTCGCGGTACACCCGATTGTCGGCGCTGTAGCGGCACATCGTATCAAATACATCCAGCACACATTGTTCCAGGATAGACTTTTGGTTACAGATCAGCAGCTCCAGCAAGGCCCGAATGTTCTCTTCCGAAAACACCTTTTGTCCCTGCAACTGGCGATGTTTTACAAAGTTCTCCTGCATCCGGGCCGTCAGCACCTTTTGAAACTGGGTCTGTTGGAAAAGGCTCTGCCAAGCCAGGTCGGTTAGGGCCAAATTAAACTCCGTCACTTTCAGCGCCGGAATCCGCTCCTTGAGTGCCGACTCGACCATGCTGGTCAACTTATACACACAATCCTGGAGCAGCGGCTGGATGTAGTAGCTCAGGCGCTCGTAACATTTCACCAGTTCCTGAAAAGCCGCCACAGCATTTTGTTGCCAACCCACCATATCGCGGATAAAGTCGGGGCACTCCAGGGCCATTCCCTGGCTACGCTCCGAAAACCAGGTCTGGAGGTCGTACACCGGAACTTGCACCTGTTGCTTCAGTCCCTCCATAAAATCAAAATGACAATCCACCTGGACCTTGCGCAAGTGAACCAAGGCAACATCGACGGGCGTTTGCCGTTCCGCATCTGCAAAAGCACGCGGGTAAAACAGCACCTGGCCACTATCGACAATGAGCTTGGTCAACAGTTGCCGTTCCTCAGAATAAGGATTGCGGATGGTCTCCGCGTTCAGCAAGCAAAGGATTTCCCCTTCACTAATGATGTTCCAGGCATGCAACAAATGCTGCACCCCCTGGGAAAAAGGCGGGTTCATCACCACCAGGTCGAAGTAGTACCCTTGTGCCGTAAAGCTGAGAAAATCATCGTTGAGGATGGTCACTCCCTTGCCATTGAGGATCATTTGCAATTCTGGATCGATCTCGCAGCAATAAATCCGGGGTCGGTGCATTTTGGAGCGAATCACCTCGATGATGTCTCCTTTGCCCGCGCTGGGTTCGAGGATCGAGTGAACGGAGCGCAAGTTCACCAGGGACAACATTTCCTCGGTCAACCATGCTGGAGTTGGGAAAAATTCAGCGTTGAACATGTGGAATGAATTGGGTAAAAAAATGGGTTAAGTGGGTCTCCCCCACCCGCTGCCTTGGGGGCTTTTAGTAACATTTTTCACCACAGATTCGCGCGGATTCACACAGATTTCTTCCTAATCCGTGCGAATCCGCGCGAATCTGTGGTGAAAAAATATTC contains:
- a CDS encoding Bro-N domain-containing protein; translation: MEPKDKIVVFESKQVRRVWHNEEWWFAVVDVIEVLTESSNPSVYWRVLKKRLLDEGSNQTVTKCNGLKLKAADGKMRVTDCANTETLFRIIQSIPSPKAEPFKQWLAKVGYERIQEIENPELAAERARQYYRDLGYDEAWIDTRLKSIDTRGRLTDEWKDRGVKEGLEFSILTAEIAKATFGLAPSEHKKVKGLKNENLRDHMNPLELIFTMLGEETTRQEAVDRDALGFEENKEAAIDGGTAAGAALATYEEKTGKKVVSARNFKAQIAEAKQKQKLLDGESKEEIVE
- a CDS encoding SEC-C metal-binding domain-containing protein, translating into MIMPETPKEIVRLLKEYRGLTFDARKRQLKGKVDIINKNNPELGALDSFSLLIKLSDQSNLHFPKVYETAGTIPREGDRHINSDGSMCLAVPPEEARICRRGITLLKFFEEVLIPFLAVQSAINKKLITSFPQGEYGHGDEGVLEFYQQLFRTQNMATIVKGINTLVKKQLSRNEPCFCGSNQKAKNCHNQAYIFLKSYPPALLLSDLQVINSINTDPLL
- a CDS encoding nucleotidyltransferase, encoding MIKVENRVQLNYLLERLAEALDITPTQFAEAKAHYEAVGAYLGADGSALAHLNPAIFPQGSMRLGTVVRPLSDEDQYDVDLVCKVEGTTADFTQYELKQMIGDRLKESDRYRNMLDEEYRFCWTLNYADATRFHMDILPAIADINALQELPQINPHWTVHALHITDQLSETYKKYSNDWPKSNPTGYAEWFMSRMKTQFEARRKAMALEMRASVEEIQDHQVKTPLQRSVQILKRHRDIMFEGKEHRPISIIITTLAARAYAEEADVYTAIGNILDRMPAHIRRINGVAVIENPVNPIENFAADWAKFPQQEENFYKWVVQAKKDFISALSFENITDIRALLHNSFGDKIANRAINLTLEIFPASPSLEDQKNQALLAMATKATVKPWCRS
- a CDS encoding DUF4942 domain-containing protein, which encodes MFNAEFFPTPAWLTEEMLSLVNLRSVHSILEPSAGKGDIIEVIRSKMHRPRIYCCEIDPELQMILNGKGVTILNDDFLSFTAQGYYFDLVVMNPPFSQGVQHLLHAWNIISEGEILCLLNAETIRNPYSEERQLLTKLIVDSGQVLFYPRAFADAERQTPVDVALVHLRKVQVDCHFDFMEGLKQQVQVPVYDLQTWFSERSQGMALECPDFIRDMVGWQQNAVAAFQELVKCYERLSYYIQPLLQDCVYKLTSMVESALKERIPALKVTEFNLALTDLAWQSLFQQTQFQKVLTARMQENFVKHRQLQGQKVFSEENIRALLELLICNQKSILEQCVLDVFDTMCRYSADNRVYREGWKTNDKYEVRRKVILPGFVECSKYNQSFSLSYHRRDVWLTDVDKALCMLTGQRLEEILSIVDALREAFKDDTCREAESAFFNMRYFKKGTLHLVFKDVDLHRELNRFVWGKKGWLSEEFV